The following proteins come from a genomic window of Rutidosis leptorrhynchoides isolate AG116_Rl617_1_P2 unplaced genomic scaffold, CSIRO_AGI_Rlap_v1 contig564, whole genome shotgun sequence:
- the LOC139884525 gene encoding caffeoylshikimate esterase-like, translating into MVKHPIGEANESSLFGSLTEDEFYDRHSVSHSTEFFTNSRGLRQYTQWWLPKPPTKPIALITVLHGFTGEANWFITLTSTFLAESGFAVCAIDFEGHGLSEGLEYYIPDINLIVDDCIEFFDLFREKHAPGLPAFLYAESLGGAIALYITFRQKGAWDGLVLTSSLIGISRKSYPPWPMEHVLSLAAWLLPTWLGVPTRGTDPNLSFKEEWKQKLAEARPRRLKVAKLRLGTARELLRLCKELQGRFEEVEVPLLIVHGEEDLSCDPECVKALYNRASSEDKTIRMYPGMFHQIVGEPQESVDMVFGGVVEWIKTRALRASHAEEGGNGN; encoded by the coding sequence ATGGTGAAGCACCCTATTGGAGAAGCCAACGAGTCGAGCCTATTTGGCTCTTTAACAGAGGACGAGTTCTACGACCGCCACTCAGTGAGTCATTCCACCGAGTTTTTCACCAACTCCCGTGGCTTAAGGCAATACACTCAATGGTGGCTCCCAAAGCCACCAACCAAACCCATCGCCCTAATCACCGTCCTCCACGGTTTCACCGGCGAAGCCAACTGGTTCATCACATTAACTTCCACTTTCTTAGCCGAATCAGGCTTCGCCGTGTGCGCTATCGATTTCGAAGGCCACGGACTTTCAGAAGGACTAGAGTATTACATCCCCGATATTAACCTAATCGTAGATGACTGCATAGAGTTCTTCGACTTGTTCCGTGAGAAACACGCGCCAGGTTTGCCGGCGTTCCTCTATGCGGAGTCGCTTGGCGGTGCGATCGCGCTCTACATCACGTTTCGGCAGAAGGGAGCGTGGGATGGGTTAGTCCTCACTAGCTCTTTGATCGGAATTTCCCGAAAATCGTATCCTCCGTGGCCGATGGAGCACGTGCTTTCTCTAGCTGCATGGCTACTTCCCACGTGGCTAGGAGTTCCCACGCGCGGGACCGACCCGAACCTGTCTTTTAAAGAGGAGTGGAAACAAAAACTGGCTGAGGCACGTCCCCGGAGGTTGAAGGTGGCGAAACTACGTTTAGGGACGGCGCGTGAGCTTTTAAGGTTATGTAAGGAACTTCAAGGACGGTTCGAAGAGGTGGAGGTGCCGCTGTTAATCGTTCACGGCGAGGAGGACTTGTCGTGTGATCCGGAATGTGTTAAAGCCTTGTACAATCGGGCTAGTAGTGAGGATAAAACGATTAGGATGTATCCTGGAATGTTTCATCAAATAGTGGGAGAACCGCAAGAGAGTGTCGATATGGTGTTTGGAGGAGTCGTTGAGTGGATAAAAACTAGAGCTTTACGCGCTAGCCACGCTGAGGAAGGTGGTAATGGTAATTGA
- the LOC139884522 gene encoding caffeoylshikimate esterase-like: protein MVKHPIGEANESSIFGSLTEDEFYHRHSVTHSSEFITNSRGLNQFTHWWFPKPPTKPTAVIAVLHGFTGDSDWFVKLNSAFFAESGFIVCALDYQGHGLSEGLEFHIPDINPIIDDCIEFIDRFREKHAPDLPAFIYGESLGAAIALYITFRQKGAWDGIVLASAMCGISRQAYPPWPLEHLGSLVARFIPTWRVIPTEGMETSVASKEEWKRKLALARPWRMKIPRLRVATALEILRLCNDIQGHFEEVEVPFLIVHGELDGACDPECVKELYKRASSKDKTITIYPDMWHQLVIEPQENVDLVFGDIVDWIKTRTTAKSRDD from the coding sequence ATGGTGAAGCATCCGATCGGCGAAGCTAACGAGTCCAGTATCTTTGGCTCACTAACGGAGGACGAGTTCTATCACCGCCACTCAGTCACTCACTCCTCCGAGTTCATCACCAACTCCCGCGGCTTAAACCAATTCACCCACTGGTGGTTCCCAAAACCACCCACCAAACCAACCGCCGTGATCGCCGTCCTCCATGGCTTCACTGGCGATTCCGACTGGTTCGTCAAATTGAACTCCGCTTTCTTTGCCGAGTCAGGATTCATCGTCTGTGCTCTCGACTACCAAGGTCACGGTCTCTCCGAGGGACTCGAATTCCACATCCCCGACATCAATCCAATCATAGACGACTGCATCGAGTTCATTGACCGATTCCGTGAGAAACACGCGCCCGATTTGCCGGCGTTTATATACGGAGAGTCGCTCGGAGCGGCCATCGCACTTTACATCACGTTTCGCCAGAAGGGCGCGTGGGATGGGATAGTGCTTGCAAGCGCAATGTGTGGAATTTCCCGCCAAGCATATCCTCCGTGGCCGTTGGAGCACCTGGGTTCCCTAGTCGCACGGTTTATTCCCACGTGGCGCGTGATTCCCACGGAAGGGATGGAAACGAGCGTAGCTTCTAAAGAAGAGTGGAAGAGGAAGTTGGCATTGGCCCGCCCTTGGAGGATGAAGATTCCGAGATTGCGGGTGGCGACGGCGCTTGAGATTTTACGGTTGTGCAACGACATTCAAGGACATTTCGAAGAGGTCGAGGTGCCGTTCTTGATCGTCCACGGAGAGTTGGACGGCGCGTGTGATCCAGAATGTGTCAAGGAATTGTACAAACGAGCTTCTAGTAAGGATAAAACGATTACGATATATCCCGATATGTGGCACCAATTAGTAATAGAGCCGCAAGAAAATGTCGATTTGGTATTTGGGGACATCGTTGActggataaaaactagaacgactgcCAAGAGTAGAGATGATTGA
- the LOC139884521 gene encoding caffeoylshikimate esterase-like, with the protein MVVKHPIGEANDSSPFGSLTPDEFYDRHSVIHTSEYVTNSRGLKQFTQWWLPKPPIKPTAVVAVVHGYTGESNWFITLTSTFFAESGFAVCALDHQGHGFTEGLESHIPDINPVVDDCIAFFDRFREQHAPGLPAFLYSESLGGAISLYITLRQKGVWNGLILNGAMCGISRRFYPPWPLEHLLSVAAWLIPTWRVVPTRGSIPDVSFKEEWKRKLAFASPRRPKVPRPRAATAREFLRVCAELQGKFEEIDVPFLIVHGEDDVVCDPECAKELYKRAGSKDKTMKIYPGMWHQMVGEPQKDVDLVFGDVFEWINTRALSSAAKDGGDDE; encoded by the coding sequence ATGGTGGTCAAGCATCCAATTGGCGAAGCCAACGACTCCAGCCCATTCGGCTCACTCACACCCGACGAATTCTACGATCGCCACTCAGTCATCCACACCTCAGAGTACGTCACCAATTCTCGCGGCTTAAAGCAGTTCACTCAATGGTGGCTCCCGAAACCCCCTATTAAACCCACCGCCGTCGTCGCCGTCGTACACGGCTACACCGGAGAATCCAACTGGTTCATCACTCTAACTTCCACTTTCTTTGCCGAATCGGGCTTCGCAGTCTGTGCTCTTGACCACCAGGGCCATGGATTCACCGAGGGACTCGAGTCACACATCCCCGATATCAACCCGGTCGTGGATGACTGCATAGCGTTCTTTGACAGGTTCCGTGAGCAACACGCGCCGGGCTTGCCGGCGTTTTTGTATTCTGAATCGCTAGGTGGAGCCATCTCTCTTTACATCACGCTCCGGCAAAAGGGCGTGTGGAATGGCTTGATACTCAACGGTGCTATGTGCGGGATTTCCCGGCGGTTCTATCCTCCATGGCCGTTGGAGCACCTGTTATCCGTAGCCGCGTGGCTGATACCGACCTGGCGCGTGGTACCCACCCGCGGCTCCATACCGGACGTCTCTTTTAAGGAGGAGTGGAAGCGGAAACTGGCTTTTGCGAGCCCCAGGAGGCCGAAGGTGCCACGCCCACGCGCAGCTACGGCGCGTGAATTCTTACGCGTGTGTGCGGAGCTTCAAGGGAAGTTCGAGGAGATCGATGTCCCGTTCCTGATCGTTCACGGCGAGGATGACGTTGTGTGTGATCCCGAATGTGCGAAGGAGCTGTACAAACGCGCCGGCAGCAAGGATAAGACGATGAAGATTTATCCGGGAATGTGGCACCAAATGGTAGGAGAGCCGCAAAAGGATGTTGATTTGGTGTTTGGGGATGTGTTCGAGTGGATAAATACTCGAGCTTTAAGTTCGGCTGCCAAAGACGGCGGCGATGATGAATAA
- the LOC139884520 gene encoding SUN domain-containing protein 1, whose protein sequence is MSASTVSITANTAAAAVAARRRPVLVGEKKSNTVELISNDGVNGNAHSDAAGDVSNSLDRGKSDAVLERSSKDGVRRTTAVTATTQPRRTRKAAGSVTKAEKPRWLTIASVFAKNFVLLAVLAGLIQMVRRLAFQPENSGTLTGLSDFEGRIADVESLMKKTASMVQVQVEVIDKKLEREVGGLRSEFNEKIEETTKNLERELKELESKTGGLEKSLSELQLKIGDWLPKEELENLYEELVKKRKNGGVSDLSLDDIQLYAREVVMKEIEKHAADGLGRVDYALARGGAEVVKHSEPFNLGGSWLLSKVKGGVRNDPAIMLTPSFGEPGQCFALQGSNGFVQIRLRTAIVPEAITLEHVSKSVAYDRTSAPKLCRISGWMQENDRDNVGADEKRILLTEFSYDLEKSNAQTFNVFDSVSSGMVNMVRLDILSNHGASSHTCIYRLRVHGREPESVPMLPAE, encoded by the exons ATGTCGGCATCGACGGTCTCGATCACGGCGAATACGGCTGCTGCTGCGGTGGCTGCACGTCGTCGACCTGTTTTAGTCGGCGAGAAGAAATCGAATACCGTTGAATTAATATCCAACGACGGCGTGAACGGGAACGCCCATAGTGATGCTGCTGGAGATGTTAGTAATAGTTTGGATAGAGGGAAAAGCGATGCAGTTCTTGAGAGATCATCAAAAGACGGAGTGAGGAGAACGACCGCCGTCACCGCCACGACACAGCCCCGACGCACTCGTAAAGCGGCCGGTTCTGTCACGAAGGCAGAGAAGCCGAGGTGGTTAACAATTGCAAGTGTGTTTGCGAAGAATTTCGTACTTTTGGCAGTGTTGGCAGGTTTGATCCAGATGGTTAGGAGATTGGCTTTTCAACCAGAGAATTCGGGAACTTTGACTGGTTTGTCTGATTTCGAAGGTAGGATTGCCGATGTTGAGTCTCTGATGAAGAAAACTGCTAGTATGGTACAGGTTCAAGTGGAGGTTATCGACAAGAAACTCGAGAGGGAAGTTGGAGGGTTGAGGAGTGAATTTAATGAAAAGATTGAGGAAACAACTAAAAATTTGGAGCGTGAATTGAAGGAATTGGAATCCAAGACTGGCGGATTGGAGAAATCATTGAGTGAATTGCAACTGAAAATTGGGGATTGGTTGCCCAAGGAAGAGTTGGAGAATCTTTATGAGGAATTAGTAAAGAAGAGAAAAAATGGAGGTGTTAGCGATTTGAGTTTGGACGATATACAGTTGTATGCAAGGGAAGTTGTGATGAAAGAGATTGAGAAGCATGCAGCAGATGGGCTTGGACGGGTTGATTATGCTCTTGCTAGGGGCGGGGCTGAGGTGGTTAAGCATTCCGAGCCATTCAATCTAGGTGGTAGTTGGTTGTTGTCGAAGGTCAAGGGTGGGGTCCGCAATGATCCTGCGATTATGTTGACACCTAGTTTTGGGGAGCCCGGTCAGTGTTTTGCTTTGCAAGGAAGTAATGGCTTTGTTCAGATCAGGTTGAGGACGGCTATTGTGCCGGAGGCTATTACTTTGGAGCACGTTTCCAAG AGTGTAGCCTATGACAGAACCAGTGCTCCAAAGCTCTGCCGAATATCTGGATGGATGCAAGAGAATGACCGTGATAATGTGGGTGCTGATGAGAAAAGGATTCTCCTTACCGAGTTTAGTTACGACTTGGAAAAGAGCAACGCTCAAACTTTTAATGTGTTCGACTCAGTAAGCTCTGGCATGGTTAACATGGTTAGGCTAGACATCTTATCCAACCATGGCGCTTCTTCCCATACTTGCATTTACCGGTTGAGAGTGCATGGTCGTGAACCTGAGTCTGTTCCTATGCTGCCAGCTGAATAG
- the LOC139884517 gene encoding probable aquaporin PIP2-5, which translates to MTKEMAEGGSFHAKDYQDPPPAPLFDLGELSKWSFYRALVAEFTATMLFLYIGVNTVIGYKSETSGGDLCAGVGLLGIAWAFGGMIFVLVYCTAGISGGHINPAVTFGLLLARKVSLVRAVLYMVAQCLGAICGAGLSKGFQTAYYTRFQGGTNTLSDGYSVGTGLAAEIIGTFVLVYTVFSATDPKRNARDSFVPVLAPLPIGFAVFMVHLATIPIDGTGINPARSFGPAVIFNEKIVWDDQWIFWVGPFIGAAIAAFYYQFILRAGAVKALGSFRSQSVV; encoded by the exons atgaCAAAGGAAATGGCAGAAGGAGGTTCATTCCACGCTAAGGACTACCAAGACCCACCACCAGCTCCATTGTTCGATCTCGGCGAGCTTTCCAAATGGTCTTTTTACAGAGCACTGGTGGCTGAGTTCACCGCCACCATGCTCTTCCTCTACATCGGCGTCAACACCGTCATCGGCTACAAAAGTGAAACTTCCGGCGGCGACCTTTGCGCCGGAGTTGGACTTCTTGGTATTGCTTGGGCTTTCGGTGGGATGATATTTGTTCTCGTTTACTGCACTGCTGGAATCTCCG GGGGTCACATAAACCCAGCAGTGACATTCGGACTATTGTTGGCTCGAAAGGTGTCATTGGTCCGAGCCGTATTGTACATGGTGGCTCAATGTCTAGGAGCCATTTGCGGTGCTGGTCTATCAAAAGGATTCCAGACAGCTTACTATACTCGGTTCCAAGGTGGAACCAACACGCTGAGTGATGGCTACTCGGTCGGAACCGGTTTAGCCGCTGAGATTATCGGAACGTTCGTTCTTGTCTACACCGTCTTCTCCGCTACTGATCCTAAGAGAAATGCTAGAGACTCCTTTGTTCCA GTTTTGGCTCCACTTCCTATCGGATTCGCCGTGTTCATGGTTCACTTGGCCACAATCCCAATTGACGGCACCGGAATCAACCCTGCTCGGAGTTTCGGTCCGGCCGTTATCTTCAATGAGAAGATTGTCTGGGatgatcag TGGATATTTTGGGTTGGACCGTTCATTGGAGCAGCTATAGCAGCATTCTATTACCAATTTATATTGAGAGCAGGAGCAGTGAAAGCACTTGGATCATTCAGGAGCCAATCAGTTGTTTAG